Proteins encoded together in one Triticum dicoccoides isolate Atlit2015 ecotype Zavitan chromosome 7B, WEW_v2.0, whole genome shotgun sequence window:
- the LOC119342153 gene encoding glycine-rich cell wall structural protein 1.0-like — protein MMPAMGKDIHFGSSIGGAGGTNTANGGNGGNIGAPASRADSCAKPQQELPSLTHQYAEQYVYAYPAPPAYGGPPKPPPAYRYGYGYGGGGSGGYGYGYGYPEPDGIWDEPAGAYGGGRYHPPQPPYYHGGGRGGYPSPQFGRGAGAGSYSYYGGGGGGGGGYPPSSFPTAGGGGGGGGHGVSNAYGGPPQQKPHVSAGWLAAGAATAYGAYQHHMRKHHGGGGHGYRHGHGGYDDGCTCGGDGYGYGCRGCAPHMHMHGEFEHEEHTNIKYSAHHDGKCNDAVKKKCNDAASSPPVTVLDK, from the exons ATGATGCCTGCAATGGGAAAGGATATACACTTCGGATCATCAATTGGTGGCGCTGGTGGCACGAACACTGCTAATGGTGGTAATGGTGGCAATATTGGTGCTCCTGCCTCGCGGGCCGACTCTTGCGCCAAGCCGCAGCAGGAGCTACCATCTCTGACACATCAGTATGCGGAACAATACGTGTATGCATACCCAGCACCACCGGCATACGGCGGCCCTCCAAAGCCCCCGCCGGCGTATCGCTATGGCTATGGGTATGGTGGAGGTGGTTCTGGTGGGTACGGCTACGGCTACGGCTACCCCGAGCCCGATGGTATTTGGGATGAACCTGCTGGGGCATACGGCGGCGGCAGATACCACCCACCACAGCCGCCGTATTATCATGGCGGCGGTCGTGGTGGGTACCCTTCTCCTCAGTTTGGTCGTGGAGCTGGTGCTGGTAGCTATAGCTActacggcggtggcggtggcggtgggggCGGATATCCTCCCAGTTCATTTCCGACTGCAG ggggaggaggaggcggcggcggtcaTGGGGTCAGCAACGCCTACGGAGGGCCGCCGCAGCAGAAGCCGCACGTGAGCGCGGGGTGGCTAGCCGCCGGAGCTGCTACCGCCTATGGAGCGTACCAGCACCACATGCGCAAACATCACGGAGGAGGAGGACATGGGTACAGGCATGGGCACGGAGGATACGACGACGGTTGTACTTGTGGCGGCGATGGTTACGGTTATGGCTGCCGTGGCTGTGCCCCCCATATGCATATGCATGGCGAGTTCGAGCACGAAGAGCACACCAATATCAAGTACTCTGCTCATCATGACGGCAAGTGCAATGACGCCGTGAAAAAAAAGTGCAATGACGCCGCCAGCAGCCCGCCCGTTACAGTATTGGATAAATGA